A region from the Variovorax sp. RKNM96 genome encodes:
- a CDS encoding caspase family protein, with protein sequence MRVLCLRLLLMLSLLVCASTAFATQRALLVGVSELVNQPQALWLQAPRNDVMLMRDALLKQGFAPGDITVLADGVSGSVLPESQAIHEALGRLLAQSKSGDFVLLYFSGHGTRLRDSNKRYQEPDGLSENFLARDVRGTLGADNALTGDLRDADFDAWIQAFLARNVFVASVFDTCSANSMTRSTTDAPAIAEGPPGDEVRWRGLRTTQLIGAPGPAARVAMSRPTVTDPVPRARYVALFASESHQITPELRLPRKNRNARPQGLLTWAVVEALSRKPATWRDLFDGVLAVYPPVIDELAQRFPTRELPSPVAEGNLDAPIFANRAQAVSTRPVWRAQRSGDTLTLQAGQLDGLVAQQPLRVLATMDDGTMRSAEGTLAQAFTDKARMAVPPALRELPGAALWNITPLGEPAAVALRVRAEQGLPPGLSLEYPASVVAVNDADGADVRWSAGRLEVLSPLLGAGAGARPLPADAAAARRRLEVLARLKWLNQLYTIAKDAQFDGFDAVFEVWNGERLVRSGSAQQVDAKLLPLRSGERAVLNVRNTSARSVDLVIVGIDPQGGARQVYPEDPGETNRFKRGTREAPAIKRFELPWFNAEGGRLLVLATPAAPYSAPRLFGTGAGDAVAEVRVRGALQPEGERQTFAAMVHWAGEFAAAR encoded by the coding sequence ATGCGGGTGCTCTGCTTGCGACTGCTGTTGATGTTGTCGCTGCTTGTCTGCGCCAGCACCGCCTTCGCCACCCAGCGCGCCCTGCTCGTCGGCGTCTCCGAACTCGTCAACCAGCCGCAGGCCCTGTGGCTGCAGGCGCCGCGCAATGACGTGATGCTGATGCGCGACGCGCTGCTCAAGCAGGGCTTCGCGCCTGGCGACATCACCGTGCTCGCCGACGGCGTGAGCGGCTCCGTGCTGCCCGAGTCGCAGGCCATCCACGAAGCCCTCGGCCGCCTGCTCGCGCAGTCGAAGAGCGGCGACTTCGTGCTGCTCTATTTCTCCGGCCACGGCACCCGCCTGCGCGACAGCAACAAGCGCTACCAGGAGCCCGACGGCCTTTCCGAGAACTTCCTCGCCCGCGACGTGCGCGGCACGCTCGGCGCCGACAACGCCCTGACCGGCGACCTGCGCGATGCCGACTTCGACGCGTGGATCCAGGCTTTTCTCGCGCGCAACGTGTTCGTCGCCTCCGTCTTCGACACCTGCTCGGCGAACTCGATGACCCGCAGCACGACCGATGCGCCGGCCATTGCCGAAGGACCGCCCGGCGACGAGGTGCGCTGGCGCGGCCTGCGCACCACCCAGTTGATCGGCGCGCCCGGCCCCGCGGCGCGCGTCGCCATGTCGCGGCCCACGGTGACCGACCCGGTGCCGCGCGCCCGCTACGTTGCGCTCTTCGCCTCGGAGAGCCACCAGATCACCCCCGAGCTGCGGCTGCCGCGCAAGAACCGCAATGCGCGTCCGCAGGGCCTTCTGACCTGGGCCGTGGTGGAGGCGCTCTCGCGCAAGCCCGCCACCTGGCGCGACCTGTTCGACGGCGTGCTGGCGGTCTATCCGCCGGTGATCGACGAGCTCGCGCAACGCTTTCCCACGCGCGAACTGCCCTCGCCGGTGGCCGAGGGCAACCTCGATGCGCCGATCTTTGCCAACCGCGCCCAGGCCGTGTCGACGCGCCCCGTCTGGCGCGCGCAGCGCTCCGGCGACACGCTCACGCTGCAGGCCGGCCAGCTCGACGGCCTCGTGGCGCAGCAGCCGCTGCGCGTGCTGGCCACGATGGACGACGGCACCATGCGCAGTGCCGAGGGCACGCTCGCGCAGGCCTTCACCGACAAGGCGCGCATGGCGGTGCCGCCCGCGCTGCGCGAACTGCCCGGTGCCGCGCTCTGGAACATCACGCCGCTCGGCGAGCCGGCCGCGGTCGCGCTGCGCGTGCGCGCGGAGCAGGGCCTGCCGCCCGGCCTCAGCCTCGAATACCCGGCCTCCGTCGTCGCCGTGAACGACGCGGACGGCGCCGACGTTCGTTGGTCCGCCGGCCGGCTCGAAGTGCTCTCGCCGCTGCTCGGCGCGGGCGCAGGTGCAAGGCCCTTGCCCGCCGATGCGGCCGCCGCGCGCCGGCGCCTTGAGGTGCTGGCCCGCCTCAAGTGGCTCAACCAGCTCTACACCATCGCCAAGGACGCGCAGTTCGACGGCTTCGACGCGGTGTTCGAAGTCTGGAACGGCGAGCGCCTGGTGCGCAGCGGCTCCGCGCAGCAGGTCGACGCGAAGCTCCTGCCGCTGCGCAGCGGCGAACGCGCCGTGCTCAACGTGCGCAACACCAGCGCGCGCTCGGTGGACCTGGTCATCGTCGGCATCGACCCGCAGGGCGGTGCGCGCCAGGTCTACCCCGAGGACCCAGGCGAGACCAACCGCTTCAAGCGCGGCACGCGCGAGGCGCCCGCCATCAAGCGTTTCGAGCTGCCCTGGTTCAACGCCGAAGGCGGCCGGCTGCTGGTGCTGGCCACGCCCGCGGCGCCCTACAGCGCGCCGCGCCTGTTCGGCACGGGCGCTGGCGATGCGGT